A region of Subdoligranulum variabile DNA encodes the following proteins:
- a CDS encoding recombinase family protein has translation MPRNQDVIAIYSRKSRFTGKGESIGNQVELCRAYIRTAFGDAWADRAVVFEDEGFSGGNLNRPDFRRMMQAARERRFRAVVVYRLDRISRNISDFSALIEELGRLGIDFISIRESFDTSSPMGRAMMYIASVFSQLERETIAERIRDNMHELAKTGRWLGGTTPTGYTSEAVRTVTVDGRSKRACRLRLLPEEAAVVREIYDLYGETDSLTGTEAELLRRQIRTKNGRSFTRFSIRGILQNPVYLIADRDAYQYFLEKQAELFSAPEEFDGVRGILAYNRTDQEKGRATVYRPVCEWIVSVGQHPGLIPGKAWVRVQESLERNKSNAYRKPRSNEALLTGLLWCRCGSRMYPKLSRRETAEGKRIFHYVCKSKERSKRRLCNGKNAEGNLLDGAVLAQIRELTGEKSGFLSRLEKSKGLYTGRTESERPLEELRQQQAENDRKIRALVDSLADFGDSTALDHLKKRIEELHAGQAELQERIGALEDREVRRNLNDREFDLLRQRLASFRDCVDSMTVEQKRAAVRGVVRKVVWDGQRARVVLWGAEEADDEQEPTLWGEDSK, from the coding sequence ATGCCCAGAAATCAGGATGTCATTGCCATCTACTCCCGGAAGTCCCGTTTTACCGGCAAAGGGGAGAGCATCGGCAACCAGGTGGAGCTGTGCAGGGCGTACATCCGCACCGCCTTCGGAGATGCCTGGGCCGACCGAGCCGTCGTCTTTGAGGACGAGGGTTTTTCCGGGGGCAATCTGAACCGTCCGGACTTCCGGCGGATGATGCAGGCCGCCCGGGAACGCCGGTTCCGGGCGGTGGTGGTCTACCGCCTGGACCGGATCAGCCGCAACATCAGCGACTTTTCTGCCCTCATCGAGGAACTGGGGCGGCTGGGCATCGACTTTATCTCCATCCGGGAGAGTTTCGACACATCCAGTCCCATGGGGCGGGCCATGATGTACATTGCCTCGGTGTTCAGCCAGCTGGAGCGGGAGACCATCGCCGAGCGCATCCGGGACAATATGCACGAGCTGGCCAAGACCGGGCGTTGGCTGGGGGGCACCACCCCTACCGGGTACACCTCCGAGGCGGTCAGGACCGTCACGGTGGACGGCAGGAGCAAGCGGGCCTGCCGGCTCAGACTCCTTCCCGAGGAAGCCGCGGTCGTCCGGGAAATCTACGACCTGTACGGCGAGACGGACTCCCTCACCGGGACCGAGGCTGAACTGCTGCGCCGGCAGATCCGCACCAAAAACGGACGGAGCTTCACCCGGTTTTCCATACGGGGAATTTTGCAGAACCCGGTCTATCTCATTGCAGACCGGGATGCTTACCAATACTTTCTGGAGAAGCAGGCCGAGCTGTTCTCGGCACCGGAGGAGTTTGACGGCGTCCGGGGTATCCTGGCCTACAACCGCACCGACCAGGAGAAGGGCCGGGCCACCGTCTACCGGCCTGTCTGTGAGTGGATCGTATCGGTGGGGCAGCATCCGGGACTGATCCCGGGCAAGGCCTGGGTCCGCGTCCAGGAATCCCTGGAACGCAACAAGTCCAACGCCTACCGCAAGCCCCGCAGCAACGAGGCCCTGCTCACCGGTCTGCTCTGGTGCCGCTGCGGCAGCCGGATGTACCCAAAGCTCTCCCGGCGGGAAACGGCAGAGGGCAAACGGATCTTCCACTACGTCTGCAAGAGCAAGGAGCGCAGCAAGCGCCGTCTGTGCAACGGCAAAAATGCAGAGGGCAACCTTCTGGATGGGGCGGTCCTGGCGCAGATCCGGGAACTGACAGGGGAGAAAAGCGGGTTCCTCTCCCGGCTGGAAAAGAGCAAAGGGCTGTATACCGGCCGGACCGAATCCGAACGGCCGCTGGAGGAGCTGCGGCAGCAGCAGGCGGAAAATGACCGGAAGATCCGGGCTCTGGTGGATTCACTGGCGGATTTCGGAGACAGTACGGCCCTGGACCATCTCAAAAAGCGTATCGAGGAGCTGCATGCCGGACAGGCCGAACTACAGGAGCGGATCGGAGCGCTGGAAGACCGGGAGGTCCGCCGGAACTTGAACGACAGGGAGTTCGACCTTCTGCGGCAGCGGCTTGCGTCCTTCCGGGACTGCGTGGACAGCATGACGGTGGAGCAGAAACGGGCGGCTGTCCGCGGGGTGGTGCGCAAGGTGGTCTGGGACGGTCAGCGTGCCCGGGTGGTGCTGTGGGGCGCGGAGGAGGCAGACGATGAGCAGGAACCGACGCTTTGGGGAGAGGATAGCAAATGA